The window GCTCGGCGCGATCCCGGTCTTCATGTACCACCAGTTCGTCGAGAAGCCCCGGCGCATCTACGACATGAGCCCGGACGCGTTCCGGGAGCAGCTGCAGACCCTGTACGACGCGGGGTACCGCCCGATCACCGCGGCCGCGCTCGCGGCCGGGGAGATCGACCTCCCGGCCGGCCGCCATCCGGTGGTGCTCACCTTCGACGACTCCACCTGGGACCAGGCCAGGCTCCGGCCCGACGGCACCATCGACCCGAAGTCCGCCGCCGGCATCCTCGAGGAGTTCGAGCGGGAGCACCCGGACTTTCCCGCCGTCGCCACGTTCTTCGTCAACTCCACGCCCGAGCCGTTCACCGACCGGCGGGTGCTGACCTGGCTCGCCGAGAACGGTCATGAGATCGCCGCCCACACCTGGTCGCACGCGGACCTCGGCAGGCTGGACGACGCCGGCGTGCAGGCCGAGATCGGGCAGGACATCGCGTGGCTGGAGGAGGCCGTGCCCGGCCTGACGGTCCGGACGCTCGCGGTGCCGTTCGGTGTGCACCCCCGCAACCGGGAGCTGCTCCGGGCGGGGAGCCACGACGGCGTGCCCTATCGGTTGGAGGCAGTGTTCGGGGTGTCGGAGATCGCGTCCCCGTCGCCGTTCTCGCTCCGCTTCGACCTCTTCGACATCCCCCGGCTCGACACCGGTCTCGGCGTGCGCGACGCGCAGGACGCGCTCGAGCGGCTGGCCGCGGACCCGACCCTGCGCTACACCTCCGACGGGGACCCGGACCGGATCACCTTCCCCGCCGACCGCGCCGACCGGCTGAACCCCGACCTCGCCGACCGCGCCCACGCCTACTGACCGCCGTAACCCCCTCGGGATTCCCAGCTTCGTGATCTAGGTTGCGCGCCATGGCGATGCGCGAGTACCTGGTGGGCGAGGTTGCCGAGGAGTACGCGGAAGGGCTGCTCAGCCGCCGGGAAGCGGTGCGCCGGCTCGGTCTGCTCGGCGTCGCGTTGCCCGGCGCGACGGCCCTGCTGGCGGCCTGCGGCGGGGACGACGACGATGCCGAGGCCGAGGGGCCGCAGGCGACGCCCGCCGGCCCGGTCACCCCGGCGGCGACGCCACCGCCCGGCAAGGACGTCGGCAAGCTGATCACCTACACCGCGGACGGCCAGCGGTTCCGCGCGGCGTACAAGGCCGCGGCGAAGCCGAAGGGCGCGGTGCTCGTCATCCACGAGAACAAGGGCCTGACGACCCACTTCTTCGAGCTCGTCGGACGGATGGCGGCCAACGGGTACAGCGCGCTGTGCGTCGACCTGCTCTCGCGCGAGGGCAAGGACGGGCTGGCGGGCTTCGACGACCAGGCGGCCGCCACGGCGGCGCTGTCCGCGATGCCGGCCGAGCAACTGCTGGGTGACCTCAGGTCGGCGGCGGACGAACTGCTCGAGCGCGCCGGGGACGACCTGAAGCTCGGCGCCATGGGGTTCTGCTTCGGCGGTGGGATGACGTGGAACCTGCTGCAGAAGGGGCCCGGGCAGGAGCGGCGGCTGCGCGCCGCGATCCCGTTCTACGGACCGGCCCCGGCCGAGCCCGACTTCACCGGGTCCAGGGCAGCCGTCCTGGGTATGTTCGCCGGGGACGACGAGCGCGTGAACGGCACGATGGCCGCGGCCGAGGAAGCGCTCCAGACCGCGAAGCTGACCTACGAGATCAAGGTCTGGGACGGTGCCCAGCACGCGTTCTTCAACGACACGGGGGAGCGGTACGACGAGACTGCCACCACCGCCGCGCAGAAGCAGCTGCTCGCCTGGTTCGACAAGCACCTGGCCTGAAGCAGCGTCAGCGCTGGATCAGGAACCCCGGACCACGTCCACGTGGATGTGGTCGAGATGACGCAGCGTCACATTCGTGACGTTGCCGGACGGGTGGACGTAGGGGCGCCACCCGAGCGGTGAGTTGACGTTCGACCAGAGCATGTCGTCGAAGATGAGGGTGGCGATCTGGTAGTAGTCGGCGTGCGCGACCAACCAGTGCGCCAGCAGCCAGCCCCGGGCCTTGTTGTCGGCGTCGTCGAGGCTGAAGAAGATGTCGACCGCCCGGCCGTCGTAGTGCGCCGAGTTCTCGATGTGGCCGCCGGTGACACCGCCCGGCGCGAACCCGCCGATCGGCCGGCCGCCGTAGGCCTCGGCCCACCCGCGGATCAGCGCGAGCGACCGCATCGTCAGACCGGTCGTCGTCATCGGCTGGGCCGGCATGGAGCGCTGGGGGGTCACGCAGGTGAGGGCGTGCGGGCGGAACAAGGCGTAGACGGCGTCAAGAGAGGTCGTGCGCGGCGACGGGTCCTTGCGCTTGCGCTTGATCTCCTCGACGGACTGGTCGGGCCGCAGCGGGACCCGGCCCTCCTTCTGCAGGGACCGGTCGAAGGCCCGCGCGGCCCGGACGTAGTTCCGGCCGTCGCGGTAGGCCACCGCGGTCAGCATCGTGAGCGTCCGCGCCGCCGTCATGTCGATCTCCCAGACCCCGTAGCCGAGGTCGAGGCGGCACTCCGCGTTCTTCGTGGTCGGGGCGGGCACGACTCGCGGGCCCTTCGTCCGCACCGCGGAGCGCGTGGCGATCGGGCGGTCGCGGCCGGACATGTCGAGCAGGCTGCTCGACCCGGCGGGCGCCTCGGGCGCCGCCGGCGTGGCGGACCCGTCACTGCGCGTGGCCTGCACGGTGACGGCGCCGGCCGCCAGCAGGATCGCGGCGAGGCCGACGCCGAGGAACCGATTGACGGCCTGGCTGGGCGGGCGGTGCTTGCTCATCCCCACCATTCTCTCAG of the Sporichthya polymorpha DSM 43042 genome contains:
- a CDS encoding polysaccharide deacetylase family protein, with product MRPIVPALALLLGALLPAACADDADRAAPTPAGSTTATAVPTASAGPTADPARLAALGVNELGAIPVFMYHQFVEKPRRIYDMSPDAFREQLQTLYDAGYRPITAAALAAGEIDLPAGRHPVVLTFDDSTWDQARLRPDGTIDPKSAAGILEEFEREHPDFPAVATFFVNSTPEPFTDRRVLTWLAENGHEIAAHTWSHADLGRLDDAGVQAEIGQDIAWLEEAVPGLTVRTLAVPFGVHPRNRELLRAGSHDGVPYRLEAVFGVSEIASPSPFSLRFDLFDIPRLDTGLGVRDAQDALERLAADPTLRYTSDGDPDRITFPADRADRLNPDLADRAHAY
- a CDS encoding dienelactone hydrolase family protein, whose product is MAMREYLVGEVAEEYAEGLLSRREAVRRLGLLGVALPGATALLAACGGDDDDAEAEGPQATPAGPVTPAATPPPGKDVGKLITYTADGQRFRAAYKAAAKPKGAVLVIHENKGLTTHFFELVGRMAANGYSALCVDLLSREGKDGLAGFDDQAAATAALSAMPAEQLLGDLRSAADELLERAGDDLKLGAMGFCFGGGMTWNLLQKGPGQERRLRAAIPFYGPAPAEPDFTGSRAAVLGMFAGDDERVNGTMAAAEEALQTAKLTYEIKVWDGAQHAFFNDTGERYDETATTAAQKQLLAWFDKHLA